The Daucus carota subsp. sativus chromosome 2, DH1 v3.0, whole genome shotgun sequence genome includes a window with the following:
- the LOC108208319 gene encoding dormancy-associated protein 1, giving the protein MGLMDKLWDDVMAGPQPERGLGRFRKIKTKTNGEGEGSSSLQRSLSTPTSPEAPATPTTPTTPMSPGLGPVHRDNVWRMTEPRSNPATRGIGSQVYDKPEPNSPTVYDWLYSGETKSKHR; this is encoded by the exons ATGGGATTGATGGATAAGCTCTGGGATGATGTTATGGCCGGTCCACAACCTGAACGCGGACTTGGCAGATTCAGGAAGATAAAAACCAAGACAAATG GGGAAGGAGAAGGTAGCAGTAGCTTGCAGAGGTCGTTGTCGACGCCAACAAGCCCAGAAGCACCAGCAACACCAACAACACCAACTACTCCCATGTCACCGGGCCTGGGGCCGGTGCACAGGGATAATGTGTGGAGGATGACTGAACCCCGCAGCAATCCTGCCACCAGGGGCATTGGTTCCCAAGTGTATGACAAACCAGAGCCCAATTCTCCCACCGTTTATGACTG GCTCTACAGCGGAGAGACAAAGAGCAAGCATCGCTAA
- the LOC108206308 gene encoding putative E3 ubiquitin-protein ligase RING1a isoform X4, producing MILIIFFPPSLIGLISGIIRKTRTVMDCLHRFCRECIDKSMRLGNNECPACRTHCASRRSLRDDPKYDRLISTLYPDVEKYEEEELAFHEEERTRYKQIQDSIAQTQRRQSEALGKKRSSARATAAAIMRRSQVHQTSRGRRNQRATGQAGSDEENYANGRSRGNDSSSVDELVIEVKPKQYKRWGGFRYSLTSLVPGSADRGDENDAEVNRDSLGAFAGLAINSEMLAWGRGGMRSNTRHSNQSAGNIKLARSNRMPKLLESCQDTVERDALDIQFMLVPFDEQSLPSLERRHMRCEPTVTVRKLIEYVAKNTAAKAEEVEILLVQNGDVLCKLEGQETVAELQAMSSVTQHDMRLAYRLKSQVR from the exons ATGATCCTAATTATCTTCTTTCCCCCTTCCCTGATTGGGTTAATTTCAG GGATTATAAGAAAAACCAGGACCGTCATGGACTGCTTGCATCGCTTTTGCAGGGAATGCATCGACAAGTCGATGAGACTGGG AAACAATGAGTGCCCTGCATGCCGTACGCATTGTGCCAGTCGTCGTTCGCTGAGGGATGATCCAAAGTATGATAGACTCATTTCTACTCTGTATCCGGACGTTGAGAAGTATGAAGAGGAG GAACTGGCTTTCCATGAAGAGGAGAGGACGCGCTATAAGCAG ATCCAAGATTCCATTGCCCAGACTCAGCGCAGACAATCTGAGGCACTAGGCAAGAAACGCTCAAGTGCTAGAGCAACAGCTGCTGCAATTATGAGGAGATCACAGGTGCACCAAACTTCCAGAGGAAGGAGGAACCAAAGAGCTACTGGGCAGGCAGGATCTGATGAGGAGAATTATGCTAATGGCCGTAGTAGAGGTAATGATTCTTCTTCTGTTGATGAGTTGGTGATTGAAGTCAAACCAAAACAATATAAGAGATGGGGAGGATTTCGATATTCTCTGACCTCTTTAGTGCCAGGGAGTGCAGATAGAGGAGATGAAAATGATGCTGAGGTTAACAGAGATTCCTTGGGCGCATTCGCTGGACTTGCTATAAACTCTGAAATGCTTGCTTGGGGTAGAGGTGGCATGCGGAGCAACACTCGCCATAGCAATCAGAGTGCTGGGAATATAAAGCTTGCAAGGAGCAACCGCATGCCTAAGCTACTTGAAAGTTGCCAAGATACAGTAGAAAGAGATGCG TTGGATATTCAATTCATGCTTGTGCCCTTTGACGAACAAAGTTTACCAAGTTTGGAGCGTCGACACATGCGTTGTGAACCCACTGTAACAGTTAGAAAGCTCATCGAG TATGTTGCCAAGAACACTGCTGCTAAAGCTGAAGAAGTTGAAATTTTACTGGTGCAAAACGGAGATGTATTGTGCAAATTGGAGGGGCAGGAAACAGTGGCAGAACTTCAAGCTATGTCCAGCGTTACTCAGCATGATATG CGTTTGGCTTACAGGCTGAAGTCACAGGTTCGATGA
- the LOC108206308 gene encoding putative E3 ubiquitin-protein ligase RING1a isoform X2 produces MPAQKRPASTPAGTDDDNTNQNNNNSSVHRNQNSDEQPQGEQSDSNGSRSPSPDGDDEEYIIVHLPDIRKEVQCPICLGIIRKTRTVMDCLHRFCRECIDKSMRLGNNECPACRTHCASRRSLRDDPKYDRLISTLYPDVEKYEEEELAFHEEERTRYKQIQDSIAQTQRRQSEALGKKRSSARATAAAIMRRSQVHQTSRGRRNQRATGQAGSDEENYANGRSRGSADRGDENDAEVNRDSLGAFAGLAINSEMLAWGRGGMRSNTRHSNQSAGNIKLARSNRMPKLLESCQDTVERDALDIQFMLVPFDEQSLPSLERRHMRCEPTVTVRKLIEYVAKNTAAKAEEVEILLVQNGDVLCKLEGQETVAELQAMSSVTQHDMRLAYRLKSQVR; encoded by the exons ATGCCTGCACAGAAGCGTCCTGCTAGCACTCCTGCTGGCACTGATGATGATAACACCAACCAAAACAACAACAATTCTTCCGTGCATCGTAATCAGAACAGCGATGAGCAGCCTCAGGGAGAGCAATCAG ATTCGAATGGAAGCCGTTCTCCGAGTCCTGATGGCGACGACGAAGA ATATATTATTGTTCATTTGCCTGATATACGCAAGGAAGTACAATGTCCAATTTGTCTAG GGATTATAAGAAAAACCAGGACCGTCATGGACTGCTTGCATCGCTTTTGCAGGGAATGCATCGACAAGTCGATGAGACTGGG AAACAATGAGTGCCCTGCATGCCGTACGCATTGTGCCAGTCGTCGTTCGCTGAGGGATGATCCAAAGTATGATAGACTCATTTCTACTCTGTATCCGGACGTTGAGAAGTATGAAGAGGAG GAACTGGCTTTCCATGAAGAGGAGAGGACGCGCTATAAGCAG ATCCAAGATTCCATTGCCCAGACTCAGCGCAGACAATCTGAGGCACTAGGCAAGAAACGCTCAAGTGCTAGAGCAACAGCTGCTGCAATTATGAGGAGATCACAGGTGCACCAAACTTCCAGAGGAAGGAGGAACCAAAGAGCTACTGGGCAGGCAGGATCTGATGAGGAGAATTATGCTAATGGCCGTAGTAGAG GGAGTGCAGATAGAGGAGATGAAAATGATGCTGAGGTTAACAGAGATTCCTTGGGCGCATTCGCTGGACTTGCTATAAACTCTGAAATGCTTGCTTGGGGTAGAGGTGGCATGCGGAGCAACACTCGCCATAGCAATCAGAGTGCTGGGAATATAAAGCTTGCAAGGAGCAACCGCATGCCTAAGCTACTTGAAAGTTGCCAAGATACAGTAGAAAGAGATGCG TTGGATATTCAATTCATGCTTGTGCCCTTTGACGAACAAAGTTTACCAAGTTTGGAGCGTCGACACATGCGTTGTGAACCCACTGTAACAGTTAGAAAGCTCATCGAG TATGTTGCCAAGAACACTGCTGCTAAAGCTGAAGAAGTTGAAATTTTACTGGTGCAAAACGGAGATGTATTGTGCAAATTGGAGGGGCAGGAAACAGTGGCAGAACTTCAAGCTATGTCCAGCGTTACTCAGCATGATATG CGTTTGGCTTACAGGCTGAAGTCACAGGTTCGATGA
- the LOC108206308 gene encoding putative E3 ubiquitin-protein ligase RING1a isoform X3, protein MPAQKRPASTPAGTDDDNTNQNNNNSSVHRNQNSDEQPQGEQSDSNGSRSPSPDGDDEEYIIVHLPDIRKEVQCPICLGIIRKTRTVMDCLHRFCRECIDKSMRLGNNECPACRTHCASRRSLRDDPKYDRLISTLYPDVEKYEEEELAFHEEERTRYKQIQDSIAQTQRRQSEALGKKRSSARATAAAIMRRSQVHQTSRGRRNQRATGQAGSDEENYANGRSRDRGDENDAEVNRDSLGAFAGLAINSEMLAWGRGGMRSNTRHSNQSAGNIKLARSNRMPKLLESCQDTVERDALDIQFMLVPFDEQSLPSLERRHMRCEPTVTVRKLIEYVAKNTAAKAEEVEILLVQNGDVLCKLEGQETVAELQAMSSVTQHDMRLAYRLKSQVR, encoded by the exons ATGCCTGCACAGAAGCGTCCTGCTAGCACTCCTGCTGGCACTGATGATGATAACACCAACCAAAACAACAACAATTCTTCCGTGCATCGTAATCAGAACAGCGATGAGCAGCCTCAGGGAGAGCAATCAG ATTCGAATGGAAGCCGTTCTCCGAGTCCTGATGGCGACGACGAAGA ATATATTATTGTTCATTTGCCTGATATACGCAAGGAAGTACAATGTCCAATTTGTCTAG GGATTATAAGAAAAACCAGGACCGTCATGGACTGCTTGCATCGCTTTTGCAGGGAATGCATCGACAAGTCGATGAGACTGGG AAACAATGAGTGCCCTGCATGCCGTACGCATTGTGCCAGTCGTCGTTCGCTGAGGGATGATCCAAAGTATGATAGACTCATTTCTACTCTGTATCCGGACGTTGAGAAGTATGAAGAGGAG GAACTGGCTTTCCATGAAGAGGAGAGGACGCGCTATAAGCAG ATCCAAGATTCCATTGCCCAGACTCAGCGCAGACAATCTGAGGCACTAGGCAAGAAACGCTCAAGTGCTAGAGCAACAGCTGCTGCAATTATGAGGAGATCACAGGTGCACCAAACTTCCAGAGGAAGGAGGAACCAAAGAGCTACTGGGCAGGCAGGATCTGATGAGGAGAATTATGCTAATGGCCGTAGTAGAG ATAGAGGAGATGAAAATGATGCTGAGGTTAACAGAGATTCCTTGGGCGCATTCGCTGGACTTGCTATAAACTCTGAAATGCTTGCTTGGGGTAGAGGTGGCATGCGGAGCAACACTCGCCATAGCAATCAGAGTGCTGGGAATATAAAGCTTGCAAGGAGCAACCGCATGCCTAAGCTACTTGAAAGTTGCCAAGATACAGTAGAAAGAGATGCG TTGGATATTCAATTCATGCTTGTGCCCTTTGACGAACAAAGTTTACCAAGTTTGGAGCGTCGACACATGCGTTGTGAACCCACTGTAACAGTTAGAAAGCTCATCGAG TATGTTGCCAAGAACACTGCTGCTAAAGCTGAAGAAGTTGAAATTTTACTGGTGCAAAACGGAGATGTATTGTGCAAATTGGAGGGGCAGGAAACAGTGGCAGAACTTCAAGCTATGTCCAGCGTTACTCAGCATGATATG CGTTTGGCTTACAGGCTGAAGTCACAGGTTCGATGA
- the LOC108206308 gene encoding putative E3 ubiquitin-protein ligase RING1a isoform X1 — protein sequence MPAQKRPASTPAGTDDDNTNQNNNNSSVHRNQNSDEQPQGEQSDSNGSRSPSPDGDDEEYIIVHLPDIRKEVQCPICLGIIRKTRTVMDCLHRFCRECIDKSMRLGNNECPACRTHCASRRSLRDDPKYDRLISTLYPDVEKYEEEELAFHEEERTRYKQIQDSIAQTQRRQSEALGKKRSSARATAAAIMRRSQVHQTSRGRRNQRATGQAGSDEENYANGRSRGNDSSSVDELVIEVKPKQYKRWGGFRYSLTSLVPGSADRGDENDAEVNRDSLGAFAGLAINSEMLAWGRGGMRSNTRHSNQSAGNIKLARSNRMPKLLESCQDTVERDALDIQFMLVPFDEQSLPSLERRHMRCEPTVTVRKLIEYVAKNTAAKAEEVEILLVQNGDVLCKLEGQETVAELQAMSSVTQHDMRLAYRLKSQVR from the exons ATGCCTGCACAGAAGCGTCCTGCTAGCACTCCTGCTGGCACTGATGATGATAACACCAACCAAAACAACAACAATTCTTCCGTGCATCGTAATCAGAACAGCGATGAGCAGCCTCAGGGAGAGCAATCAG ATTCGAATGGAAGCCGTTCTCCGAGTCCTGATGGCGACGACGAAGA ATATATTATTGTTCATTTGCCTGATATACGCAAGGAAGTACAATGTCCAATTTGTCTAG GGATTATAAGAAAAACCAGGACCGTCATGGACTGCTTGCATCGCTTTTGCAGGGAATGCATCGACAAGTCGATGAGACTGGG AAACAATGAGTGCCCTGCATGCCGTACGCATTGTGCCAGTCGTCGTTCGCTGAGGGATGATCCAAAGTATGATAGACTCATTTCTACTCTGTATCCGGACGTTGAGAAGTATGAAGAGGAG GAACTGGCTTTCCATGAAGAGGAGAGGACGCGCTATAAGCAG ATCCAAGATTCCATTGCCCAGACTCAGCGCAGACAATCTGAGGCACTAGGCAAGAAACGCTCAAGTGCTAGAGCAACAGCTGCTGCAATTATGAGGAGATCACAGGTGCACCAAACTTCCAGAGGAAGGAGGAACCAAAGAGCTACTGGGCAGGCAGGATCTGATGAGGAGAATTATGCTAATGGCCGTAGTAGAGGTAATGATTCTTCTTCTGTTGATGAGTTGGTGATTGAAGTCAAACCAAAACAATATAAGAGATGGGGAGGATTTCGATATTCTCTGACCTCTTTAGTGCCAGGGAGTGCAGATAGAGGAGATGAAAATGATGCTGAGGTTAACAGAGATTCCTTGGGCGCATTCGCTGGACTTGCTATAAACTCTGAAATGCTTGCTTGGGGTAGAGGTGGCATGCGGAGCAACACTCGCCATAGCAATCAGAGTGCTGGGAATATAAAGCTTGCAAGGAGCAACCGCATGCCTAAGCTACTTGAAAGTTGCCAAGATACAGTAGAAAGAGATGCG TTGGATATTCAATTCATGCTTGTGCCCTTTGACGAACAAAGTTTACCAAGTTTGGAGCGTCGACACATGCGTTGTGAACCCACTGTAACAGTTAGAAAGCTCATCGAG TATGTTGCCAAGAACACTGCTGCTAAAGCTGAAGAAGTTGAAATTTTACTGGTGCAAAACGGAGATGTATTGTGCAAATTGGAGGGGCAGGAAACAGTGGCAGAACTTCAAGCTATGTCCAGCGTTACTCAGCATGATATG CGTTTGGCTTACAGGCTGAAGTCACAGGTTCGATGA